A region from the Solibacillus sp. FSL H8-0523 genome encodes:
- a CDS encoding ABC transporter ATP-binding protein, with protein MSILIARKVRKTYGKRTLAQEVLKGIDLEVEKGEFVGIMGSSGSGKTTLLNVLCSIDQVTDGLVEINGQKLQGMKERALAKFRRDELGFIFQDYNLLDTLTVKENILLPLSLSSIPRAAAEHRLQELVKVLGIEDILTKYPNEISGGQKQRTSAARALISNPSLVFADEPTGALDSKSATALLDNLSKINKAKQATIMMVTHDAVAASFCSRVLFLKDGQIYTELYKGDKSRTEFFQQILSTQSVLGGEQSEA; from the coding sequence ATGAGTATTTTAATTGCACGTAAAGTTCGAAAAACATATGGCAAGCGTACACTTGCGCAAGAAGTATTAAAGGGTATTGATTTAGAAGTGGAAAAGGGCGAGTTTGTCGGGATTATGGGTTCGTCGGGCTCAGGGAAAACGACATTATTAAACGTTTTATGCTCGATTGACCAAGTAACAGACGGGCTCGTTGAAATTAACGGACAAAAATTACAAGGTATGAAAGAGCGTGCCTTAGCAAAGTTCCGCCGTGACGAGTTGGGCTTTATTTTTCAGGATTATAATTTATTAGATACACTAACAGTAAAAGAAAATATCCTATTACCGTTATCACTTAGCTCAATCCCAAGAGCAGCAGCGGAACATCGCTTACAGGAACTTGTGAAAGTTTTAGGAATTGAAGATATTTTAACGAAATATCCAAATGAAATTTCAGGTGGTCAAAAGCAGCGAACGTCAGCTGCGCGTGCACTGATTTCAAATCCATCATTAGTATTTGCCGATGAGCCTACAGGAGCGCTCGATTCAAAATCAGCAACAGCATTACTTGATAATCTATCAAAAATTAACAAAGCAAAACAGGCAACGATTATGATGGTGACACATGATGCTGTGGCAGCGAGCTTCTGTTCACGTGTACTGTTTTTAAAGGATGGGCAAATTTATACCGAGCTCTATAAGGGTGATAAATCACGCACGGAGTTTTTCCAACAAATTTTAAGTACGCAAAGTGTTTTAGGCGGTGAGCAAAGTGAAGCTTAG
- a CDS encoding FtsX-like permease family protein — MKLSQLVFKSMLKNIRHYYLYFFALIFSVTLYFSFETLQYNPSVIEATTRSGSASAGFGAATYMLYAIVLVFVLYANHLFIRRRSKEIGLYQLIGMTKGLVIRLIVLENIVIFAGSVVIGMGIGLLSSRLFAMILLKVLNFEAVVKMTFRSEAVVSTALMFGLLLVIILIQMAWMVHRTTLLALFNQSKQTDEKVKRFSLLNMVMGVIGLALIAYGYYKSTILFSAESGGDLFTNMLLILATTIGGTFLVFRFSVAFVLNIFRSRKQGHLSLGDVLALTPIMHRMKSNSKSLTLITVMTAFSLAITTLSYISYYSSQATAEQEVPGDYIAVNGNETAFLGALDEQGISYQTEAIHLEQIEIDNADFLPDYLVETMNGQTISTSYVVSLADYTRFYPELVLKNDEIVVTSYNGFSAKFAAIDPGKQMKVFIAGEQSQKVIKAVHEDAILSWRLTSSSPVFVVNDAVFEQIKVANTAANVRVPYIVQTAIQIDETQMNAHQQQIENLYKTTNANLLKEGSKLSSQEAVKQDNLNLFGTTIFVTAFLGLAFLLATGSILYFKQMSEADEEAASYTILRKIGFTEQEVLRGIMLKQLFNFGVPLLIGLLHSYFAVKSGWFMFGTELVTPLVITMSLYIAMYVVFAILTINYYKKIIKQAL; from the coding sequence GTGAAGCTTAGTCAGCTTGTTTTCAAAAGTATGCTGAAAAATATTAGGCATTACTATTTATATTTCTTTGCACTGATTTTTAGTGTAACGCTGTATTTTTCATTTGAGACATTGCAGTACAATCCTTCTGTTATTGAAGCAACGACAAGAAGTGGATCGGCTTCAGCGGGTTTTGGGGCAGCGACATATATGCTGTATGCGATTGTTTTAGTATTCGTCTTGTATGCGAATCACTTATTCATCCGTCGTCGTAGTAAAGAAATTGGGTTGTATCAGCTTATTGGGATGACGAAAGGGTTAGTCATTCGATTGATCGTGTTAGAAAACATTGTGATTTTTGCTGGTTCTGTAGTAATTGGAATGGGTATTGGCTTACTGAGCTCACGATTGTTTGCGATGATTTTATTGAAAGTCTTAAATTTTGAAGCGGTTGTAAAAATGACATTCCGTTCAGAGGCTGTAGTGAGTACAGCGCTGATGTTTGGACTTTTACTTGTCATTATTTTAATTCAAATGGCGTGGATGGTGCATCGTACAACATTACTTGCACTCTTTAATCAATCGAAGCAAACAGACGAAAAGGTGAAGCGTTTTAGTTTGTTAAATATGGTAATGGGCGTAATCGGTCTCGCGTTAATCGCATATGGCTATTACAAGAGCACGATTTTATTTTCAGCCGAGTCGGGTGGCGACTTATTTACGAATATGCTACTTATTTTAGCAACAACGATTGGCGGTACGTTTTTAGTATTCCGTTTTTCAGTAGCATTTGTGCTGAATATTTTCCGATCACGTAAACAAGGCCATTTATCATTAGGCGATGTCTTGGCGCTTACACCGATTATGCACCGTATGAAGAGCAACTCGAAATCATTAACACTTATTACCGTGATGACGGCTTTTTCATTAGCGATTACCACGTTATCTTACATTAGCTATTATTCATCACAGGCAACAGCAGAACAGGAAGTACCGGGGGATTATATTGCGGTCAATGGCAATGAAACAGCTTTCTTAGGTGCATTAGATGAACAAGGGATTTCTTATCAAACAGAGGCAATTCATTTAGAGCAAATTGAAATCGATAATGCAGATTTTTTACCAGACTACCTCGTGGAGACGATGAATGGACAAACGATTTCTACTTCATATGTTGTGTCACTAGCGGATTACACACGTTTCTATCCAGAGTTAGTACTGAAAAATGATGAAATTGTAGTAACTTCATATAACGGCTTTAGCGCAAAATTTGCAGCGATTGATCCAGGCAAGCAAATGAAGGTTTTTATTGCGGGGGAGCAGTCTCAAAAAGTGATTAAAGCGGTACATGAAGATGCGATTTTATCGTGGCGTTTAACATCGAGTTCCCCTGTATTTGTAGTGAATGATGCGGTGTTTGAGCAAATTAAAGTAGCAAATACAGCAGCAAATGTGCGCGTACCATATATAGTGCAAACTGCCATTCAAATCGATGAAACACAGATGAATGCACACCAACAGCAAATTGAGAATTTGTATAAAACAACAAATGCGAATTTGTTAAAAGAAGGTTCAAAGTTAAGTTCTCAAGAAGCGGTGAAACAAGATAACTTGAATCTATTTGGGACAACGATTTTTGTCACAGCCTTTTTAGGACTAGCCTTCTTACTCGCAACCGGGAGCATTTTATACTTTAAACAAATGTCAGAGGCGGATGAGGAAGCAGCTTCCTATACGATTCTTCGTAAAATTGGCTTTACGGAGCAGGAAGTTTTACGTGGCATTATGTTAAAGCAGCTCTTTAACTTTGGTGTACCCTTACTAATTGGCTTGTTACACAGCTATTTTGCAGTCAAATCAGGGTGGTTTATGTTTGGTACAGAACTCGTGACACCTTTAGTCATTACAATGTCTTTATATATTGCGATGTACGTTGTATTTGCCATACTAACAATAAATTATTACAAAAAAATAATTAAACAAGCTTTATAA
- the rplW gene encoding 50S ribosomal protein L23, which yields MEARDILKRPVITERSSEIMAEKKYTFEVDTRANKTQVKDAVEEIFGVKVEKVNVMNYKGKFKRVGKFGGYTNKRRKAIVKLTADSKEIELFEI from the coding sequence ATGGAAGCACGTGATATTTTAAAACGTCCAGTCATTACTGAGCGTTCTTCAGAAATTATGGCAGAGAAAAAGTATACTTTCGAAGTAGACACTCGCGCTAACAAAACTCAAGTTAAAGACGCTGTTGAAGAAATTTTCGGCGTTAAAGTTGAGAAAGTAAACGTTATGAACTACAAAGGTAAGTTCAAACGCGTTGGTAAATTCGGTGGATACACTAACAAACGTCGTAAAGCGATTGTTAAATTAACTGCTGATTCTAAAGAAATCGAATTATTCGAAATCTAA
- the rpsJ gene encoding 30S ribosomal protein S10, with product MAKQKIRIRLKAYDHRILDQSAEKIVETAKRSGAGVSGPIPLPTERSVYTILRAVHKYKDSREQFEMRTHKRLIDIVNPTPQTVDALMKLDLPSGVDIEIKL from the coding sequence ATGGCAAAACAAAAAATTCGTATTCGTTTAAAAGCGTATGATCATCGTATCCTTGATCAATCTGCTGAGAAAATCGTTGAAACTGCGAAACGTTCAGGTGCTGGTGTATCGGGTCCGATTCCACTACCTACTGAAAGATCTGTTTATACAATCTTACGTGCGGTTCATAAGTACAAAGATTCTCGTGAGCAATTTGAAATGCGCACACACAAACGTCTTATCGACATCGTTAACCCGACACCACAAACTGTTGATGCGTTAATGAAGCTTGATTTACCATCTGGCGTTGATATCGAAATCAAACTTTAA
- a CDS encoding sensor histidine kinase, with the protein MIRLFLKQHLSWLLFLLVLQLLVNLIVYVDKGFQAVSLLYMNLVWLVLVLAFVGWLYMRDIKTMKVYELEQNTYVEAVKATYELAFAQQKAEIQEQRLMLLERQDELLAWVHEMKSPMTAMQLLTEQIDNVDVKERLEAEWLRVYLLLDQQLHATRLITIEQDNRMETVQLKEVLVQEIKALRSWCFDKKIAVEIKDVELDVITDRKWLGFIVRQVLSNAVKYSNVGGEILLYVTFEADQVVLSIQDNGIGIKKEDLPRVFRKSYTGTIGRETSTATGMGLYLAKQVAESLNIKLMIESTEAVGTTVKIRFPKVNEYSKTLG; encoded by the coding sequence ATGATTCGTTTGTTTTTAAAGCAGCATCTGAGCTGGCTATTATTTTTGTTGGTTTTGCAGCTCCTTGTTAATTTAATTGTCTACGTGGATAAAGGCTTTCAAGCGGTATCGCTATTATATATGAACTTAGTTTGGCTTGTACTTGTTTTGGCTTTTGTAGGTTGGCTCTATATGAGAGACATCAAAACAATGAAAGTGTATGAATTAGAGCAGAACACCTATGTAGAGGCAGTAAAGGCCACTTATGAGTTAGCGTTCGCACAGCAAAAAGCGGAAATACAAGAACAGAGACTCATGCTTCTTGAGCGTCAAGATGAGCTACTTGCCTGGGTACATGAAATGAAATCACCGATGACAGCGATGCAACTACTAACTGAGCAGATTGATAATGTAGATGTGAAAGAACGCCTTGAAGCTGAATGGTTACGCGTATATTTACTGCTCGACCAGCAACTTCATGCAACACGCCTGATAACGATTGAACAGGATAATCGAATGGAAACTGTGCAATTAAAAGAAGTGCTTGTCCAGGAAATTAAAGCGCTACGTAGCTGGTGCTTTGATAAAAAAATTGCTGTTGAGATAAAAGACGTTGAACTCGACGTTATAACAGATCGTAAATGGCTTGGGTTTATCGTACGTCAAGTGCTGTCAAATGCGGTGAAGTATAGCAATGTAGGGGGAGAGATACTTCTATATGTAACGTTTGAGGCAGATCAGGTCGTATTGAGTATTCAAGATAACGGCATCGGGATAAAAAAAGAGGATTTACCACGGGTATTTCGAAAATCCTATACCGGAACAATTGGCCGTGAAACAAGTACAGCGACGGGCATGGGTCTCTATTTAGCAAAGCAAGTAGCCGAGTCACTTAATATTAAGCTTATGATTGAATCTACAGAAGCAGTAGGTACTACGGTGAAAATTCGTTTCCCAAAAGTGAATGAGTATTCTAAAACGCTCGGCTAA
- a CDS encoding methyl-accepting chemotaxis protein encodes MFNKIESIETFNTHIKILKEAIPSDLSIAICDMEKFIAYYPGENLNLHIRVGQALHSEEPLKVALETNRRLEATVPADFYGFEFIGTATPLHDGQGKVIGGIAVQVRKQSELIAISNTIMGSLTQATAQIQQITEHSSSLKGTANELLQQSTQAQQNVAQTSQILTLMKRMADQTNLLGLNAAIEAARAGESGRGFEVVATEIRKFSKETIEATQQIRETMEQINIATKKMAESIAKVAAIGNGQTEQVSQVSDVIKTIQEMSAQLNDYASKL; translated from the coding sequence ATGTTTAATAAAATTGAGTCAATTGAAACATTTAATACGCATATCAAAATTCTGAAAGAGGCCATTCCTAGTGATTTATCGATCGCTATATGTGATATGGAGAAATTTATTGCCTATTATCCAGGTGAAAATTTAAATTTACATATTCGTGTTGGCCAAGCTTTGCACAGTGAGGAACCTTTAAAAGTCGCACTTGAAACGAATCGCCGCTTAGAGGCCACTGTACCAGCAGATTTCTATGGCTTTGAGTTTATCGGCACGGCTACGCCATTACATGACGGGCAAGGGAAAGTAATCGGAGGAATTGCTGTTCAAGTACGTAAACAGTCAGAACTGATTGCGATTTCTAATACAATAATGGGATCGTTAACACAAGCAACAGCCCAAATTCAACAAATTACGGAGCATTCTTCATCGCTAAAAGGGACGGCTAACGAATTATTACAGCAATCCACACAAGCGCAACAAAATGTAGCGCAAACTTCACAAATTTTAACTCTCATGAAACGCATGGCGGATCAAACGAATTTACTGGGGTTAAATGCTGCGATTGAAGCAGCGCGTGCAGGGGAATCGGGGAGAGGGTTTGAAGTAGTAGCAACGGAAATTCGTAAGTTCTCTAAAGAGACAATTGAGGCTACACAACAAATTCGTGAAACAATGGAGCAAATTAATATAGCGACAAAAAAAATGGCGGAATCCATTGCGAAGGTTGCAGCAATTGGGAACGGCCAAACAGAACAAGTGAGTCAGGTTTCAGATGTTATAAAAACAATTCAAGAAATGTCTGCACAATTAAATGATTATGCGAGTAAATTGTAA
- a CDS encoding LysR family transcriptional regulator → MDIRQIEYFVEVAKQLSFTKAAVALHVSQPSISKAIQNFEAELGVPLFYRSSKQLELTDAGQAVLINSMQVLESFQNLRSELTDLMQLKKGQIRIGIPPIVGAEFFSKLISVYKEQHPYIEILLTEVGTKRIREEIETGELDIGLVCSVTSTNENLETIRFLKDPLQLIVHESHPLAQKHAITMGDLANEAFIIYRKDFILFDRIIEECKNHGFYPTIACETTQKDLFIEMVQAKLGIALLPQKIAEKIPYDSIKRIPFKEEAIHLELGITWKKNKYLPYSVREFIQLAHEFVLQ, encoded by the coding sequence ATGGACATTCGCCAAATTGAATATTTTGTAGAAGTCGCCAAGCAACTAAGCTTCACAAAGGCGGCTGTCGCTTTACACGTTTCACAGCCATCGATTAGTAAAGCCATTCAAAACTTTGAAGCCGAACTTGGCGTGCCCCTATTTTACCGGTCGTCCAAGCAACTCGAGCTAACCGATGCGGGCCAAGCCGTACTTATAAATTCGATGCAGGTACTCGAATCCTTTCAAAATTTGCGTTCCGAATTAACGGATTTAATGCAATTAAAAAAAGGGCAAATTCGAATCGGTATTCCGCCAATTGTCGGTGCTGAATTTTTTTCAAAGCTAATTAGTGTTTACAAAGAACAACATCCATATATTGAAATTTTATTAACAGAAGTCGGCACAAAGCGCATTCGCGAAGAAATCGAAACCGGCGAGCTTGATATTGGACTTGTTTGCAGCGTGACATCGACCAATGAAAATTTAGAAACGATTCGCTTTTTAAAAGACCCCTTGCAGCTCATTGTCCATGAAAGCCATCCACTTGCACAAAAGCATGCCATCACAATGGGGGATTTAGCCAATGAAGCGTTTATCATTTACCGCAAGGACTTCATTTTATTTGATCGGATTATTGAAGAATGTAAAAACCATGGCTTTTATCCAACAATCGCTTGTGAAACAACGCAAAAGGATTTATTTATCGAAATGGTACAAGCAAAACTCGGCATTGCCCTCTTACCACAAAAAATTGCCGAAAAAATTCCGTACGATTCCATTAAACGCATCCCGTTCAAAGAGGAAGCCATTCATTTAGAACTCGGCATTACATGGAAGAAAAACAAATACTTACCGTACTCCGTGCGCGAGTTCATTCAGCTTGCACATGAATTTGTATTACAATAA
- the rplC gene encoding 50S ribosomal protein L3, with protein MTKGILGRKIGMTQVFAENGDLIPVTVIEATPNVVLQKKTVETDGYEAIQVGFEDKRIKLSNKPEQGHVAKANTAPKRFIREFRNLDTTAYEVGQEVNVEIFAEGDVIDVTGVTKGKGFQGVIKRHGQSRGPMSHGSRYHRRPGSMGPVAPNRVFKQKKLPGQMGAVVKTIQNLEIVKVDVERNLLLVKGNVPGSKKALVTVKTAIKSK; from the coding sequence ATGACTAAAGGAATCTTAGGTAGAAAAATTGGTATGACTCAAGTTTTCGCTGAAAACGGAGATCTTATCCCAGTAACAGTAATCGAAGCTACGCCAAACGTAGTTTTACAAAAGAAAACTGTTGAAACAGACGGCTACGAAGCAATCCAAGTTGGTTTTGAAGACAAGCGTATTAAGCTTTCTAACAAACCAGAACAAGGACACGTAGCAAAAGCAAACACGGCTCCTAAGCGCTTCATCCGTGAGTTCCGTAATTTAGATACTACGGCTTACGAAGTTGGTCAAGAAGTCAACGTAGAAATTTTCGCAGAAGGCGATGTAATTGATGTAACTGGTGTTACTAAAGGTAAAGGTTTCCAAGGTGTAATTAAACGCCATGGCCAATCTCGCGGACCTATGTCTCACGGTTCTCGTTACCACCGTCGTCCTGGTTCAATGGGTCCAGTTGCTCCGAACCGCGTATTCAAACAAAAGAAATTACCTGGTCAAATGGGTGCTGTCGTTAAAACAATCCAAAACCTTGAAATCGTTAAGGTTGATGTTGAACGTAACCTATTATTAGTTAAAGGTAATGTTCCTGGTTCTAAAAAAGCGTTAGTAACAGTTAAGACTGCTATTAAATCTAAATAA
- the rplD gene encoding 50S ribosomal protein L4, translating into MTKVSVLSQTGASVGEIELNDAIFGIEPNEAVLFDAVVAQRASLRQGNHKVKNRSEVAGGGRKPWRQKGTGRARQGSIRSPQWRGGGVVFGPTQRSYAYKLPKKVRRLALKSALSAKVLEQNVVVLDALTFNAPKTKDFKSVLAALEINKKALFVTAEVNENAILSARNIPGVTVLTASGINVLDLLGHDKVVFTQDAVKKVEEVLG; encoded by the coding sequence ATGACAAAAGTATCTGTACTTAGTCAAACAGGTGCTTCAGTAGGCGAAATCGAATTAAACGATGCGATTTTCGGAATCGAGCCAAATGAAGCAGTATTATTCGACGCAGTAGTTGCTCAACGTGCTTCTCTACGTCAAGGTAATCACAAAGTTAAAAACCGTTCTGAAGTTGCTGGTGGTGGTCGTAAGCCATGGCGTCAAAAAGGAACTGGTCGTGCTCGTCAAGGTTCTATCCGCTCTCCACAATGGCGTGGCGGTGGTGTTGTATTCGGTCCTACTCAACGTAGCTACGCTTACAAACTACCTAAAAAAGTTCGTCGTTTAGCTCTTAAATCAGCTTTATCAGCTAAAGTGTTAGAACAAAACGTAGTAGTTCTTGATGCATTAACTTTCAATGCACCAAAAACAAAAGATTTCAAATCAGTATTAGCTGCATTAGAAATCAACAAAAAAGCATTATTCGTAACTGCTGAAGTTAACGAAAACGCTATTTTATCTGCCCGTAACATCCCAGGTGTTACAGTGTTAACAGCTTCTGGAATCAACGTTCTTGATCTTTTAGGTCACGATAAAGTTGTATTCACTCAAGATGCTGTGAAAAAAGTTGAGGAGGTGCTTGGATAA
- a CDS encoding Na+/H+ antiporter NhaC family protein: MNAVLVAVGVMLILSLLRINVVLSLTVGAIVGGLTGGLNITETIKAFTDGLGGGATIALSYALLGGFALAISRTGVPEVLVKAILKLVQHEGDSQRKGAAKALIFVTLLAMAIMSQNLIPVHIAFIPLIVPPMIKLMNMLQIDRRLIVAILTFGLIMPYMFIPAGFGLIYQDIIVTQMGLAGLEVTMGDVPKAMAIVALGMAVGLIGAFIAYRKPRIYQDIEMDASTALDKEVKTRNLVFAAIALVASLAVQIPTDSMIMGSLAGIIILYVTGALKVKEADNVLSDGMRMMAFVGFVMISANGFSAVINATGDVEPLVAGAMDIFGGNVSIAVFVMLVVGLIVTMGIGSSFATIPIIAAIFVPIAIELGLSELAIICLIGTAGVLGDAGSPASDSTLGPTAGLNVDGQHNHIWDTCVPTFIFYNIPQIIFGWLAVVFFL; encoded by the coding sequence ATGAATGCTGTTTTAGTAGCGGTCGGGGTCATGCTTATTTTGAGCTTACTGCGTATCAATGTTGTTTTATCATTAACAGTAGGAGCCATTGTCGGTGGTCTTACTGGTGGTTTAAATATTACAGAAACAATTAAGGCATTTACGGACGGTTTAGGAGGCGGTGCAACGATTGCACTTAGCTACGCGTTACTTGGTGGATTCGCATTGGCGATTTCACGTACAGGCGTACCGGAAGTATTGGTAAAGGCAATTTTAAAGTTAGTACAACATGAAGGCGATTCACAAAGAAAGGGTGCTGCCAAAGCATTAATCTTTGTGACACTACTTGCGATGGCGATTATGTCACAAAATTTAATTCCTGTGCATATTGCGTTTATTCCTTTAATCGTTCCGCCGATGATTAAGTTAATGAATATGCTGCAAATTGATCGTCGTTTAATCGTAGCGATTTTAACGTTTGGTTTAATTATGCCGTATATGTTTATTCCAGCGGGCTTCGGTTTGATTTATCAGGACATTATCGTTACACAAATGGGGCTAGCAGGTCTTGAGGTGACGATGGGTGATGTTCCTAAGGCAATGGCGATTGTGGCCTTAGGGATGGCTGTAGGGCTTATAGGAGCATTTATAGCGTACCGTAAACCACGTATCTATCAAGATATCGAAATGGACGCATCAACTGCATTAGATAAAGAAGTAAAAACACGTAACTTAGTATTTGCTGCAATAGCATTAGTAGCATCGCTAGCAGTTCAAATTCCAACGGATTCGATGATTATGGGTTCGCTTGCTGGGATTATCATTTTATATGTAACGGGTGCCTTAAAAGTGAAAGAAGCAGATAACGTGCTTTCAGATGGAATGCGTATGATGGCGTTCGTTGGCTTCGTAATGATTTCAGCAAATGGATTCTCAGCAGTTATTAATGCAACTGGTGATGTTGAACCTCTAGTTGCAGGGGCGATGGATATCTTTGGTGGTAATGTGAGTATTGCTGTATTTGTTATGCTAGTAGTTGGGTTAATCGTAACAATGGGAATCGGTTCTTCATTTGCAACGATTCCAATTATCGCAGCAATCTTTGTTCCTATTGCAATAGAGCTAGGTTTAAGTGAACTTGCGATTATTTGTTTAATCGGTACAGCGGGTGTACTTGGGGATGCCGGTTCACCAGCATCAGACTCGACACTTGGGCCAACAGCTGGTTTAAATGTTGATGGGCAGCACAATCACATTTGGGATACGTGCGTACCAACCTTCATCTTTTATAACATACCACAAATCATTTTTGGATGGCTTGCAGTGGTTTTCTTCCTATAA
- a CDS encoding response regulator transcription factor, whose protein sequence is MKVLLIEDDESIFTLIKERFLQWNIEVVGPESFQQVMPTFDREAPQLVLIDIQLPAFDGFHWCREIRAKSNVPILFLSSRDHPMDMVMAMQMGADDFVQKPFHMEVLIAKVQAMLRRTYNYQETRQSGHEMWCDAEINYDRALVQFNNQQVELTKNELFILKVLVKSKGQIVSRDDLMRKLWDDERFVNDNTLTVNVNRLRQRLEDIGLVDVIVTKKGLGYMAVGE, encoded by the coding sequence ATGAAAGTATTGTTAATTGAAGACGATGAATCCATTTTCACATTAATTAAAGAGCGATTTTTACAATGGAATATTGAAGTAGTCGGACCAGAAAGTTTTCAGCAAGTAATGCCAACATTTGATCGTGAAGCACCGCAGCTAGTACTAATCGACATTCAACTACCGGCATTTGATGGTTTCCATTGGTGCCGTGAAATTCGTGCAAAATCAAATGTGCCGATCCTATTTTTATCATCGCGCGATCACCCAATGGATATGGTAATGGCGATGCAAATGGGGGCAGATGACTTTGTGCAAAAGCCGTTTCATATGGAAGTACTCATTGCAAAAGTCCAGGCGATGCTTCGTCGTACCTATAATTATCAGGAGACGAGGCAAAGTGGCCATGAAATGTGGTGCGATGCAGAAATCAACTATGACCGCGCACTCGTGCAGTTTAATAATCAGCAAGTTGAATTAACGAAAAATGAATTGTTTATTTTAAAGGTACTTGTGAAATCTAAGGGACAAATTGTATCGCGTGATGACTTAATGCGTAAGTTGTGGGACGATGAGCGCTTTGTAAATGATAATACGCTGACGGTAAATGTTAACCGTTTACGTCAACGTTTAGAGGATATAGGATTAGTGGATGTTATTGTGACAAAAAAGGGTCTTGGATATATGGCGGTGGGTGAATGA